The genomic stretch GGCATTCCTGGGCGGCACCGGCCGGCTCGTCGCGTTCGCGCTGATGCTGGTGCTGGCCGCGACCGGTCTCGCCGTCGTGCTGCACGCATCCGAATGGTTTTTTCTCGTGATCAAACTGGCTGGCGCCGCCTATCTGATCTGGCTGGCGATCCAGTTATGGCGCAGCGACGCCCCCGCCATCGATACGATGCAGCAGGACGATGCGTCGCTATGGCGGATCGCGCGGCAGGAGTGCCTGGTGGCCGCAGGCAATCCGAAGGCAATTCTGGTCTTCACCGCGTTTTTGCCGCAGTTCGTCGATATCGCCAAGCCGATGCTGCCGCAGTTCACCGTGCTGGGTGCGAGCTTTCTGGTGCTCGAATGGGTGGCTATCGCGCTTTACTCCTGGGCTGGCATGCACCTCGGGAAATGGCTGGTTCGCGCGAAAGTTCGCCGCTGGTTCAACCGCTGCTGCGGGGCGTTTCTGGCAGCGATCGGAGTGAGCTTTCTGCTGGTACGACGCACATAGCACGCGCGAAAAGAAAAATACTAAGGTTACCAAACGATCTGCCTGGCGACACCCCGGCGAGGCGCGCATTGCCATGCAATGCAGCCGCTTCCTGAAACACGTCCGGTCAGTCGGCCACATCGGTGCATGCATAAACGATAGCTTATGCTCGACCCGAGAAACTTTAACTATCATCAATCCATCTCCCCCCCTATTCTCGAACAATGACCCGCCGACGCGGCATGGCGATGCGCGGCAACGGGCAAGCGACTTCTCATAGTCACAGGGGCGACATCATGAAGATCTGTATCTTCGGCGCAGGAGCGATTGGTGGTTTGATGGGCGTGCAACTGGCTCGCGCGGGTGCGGACGTGAGCTTCGTCGCGCGCGGCGCGCATCTCGCGGCGATGCGCGAACACGGCGCGCGCCTGCAGATGGACGGCGAGACTTTCAGCGCGCCGGTGCGCTGCACGTCCGACCCGCGCGAACTCGGCGCGCAGGACTTCGTCATCATCACGCTGAAGGCGCACTCGCTGCCCGGCGTGGTCGACGCAATGCAGCCGCTGCTCGGCAAGCACACGGCGATCGTCACGGGCGTCAACGGCATTCCCTACTGGTACTTCTATCAGCATGGCGGCAAATTCGCCGGCACGCGTCTCGCCAGCATCGATCCGGACGGCAGCCAATGGACGAAACTCGGCCCCGAACGCGCGATCGGCTGTGTGCTCTATCCTGCCGCGGAAATCGTCGAGCCGGGCGTCATCAAACACGTGTACGGCAAGAAATTCCCGATCGGCGAGCCGAGCGGCGAGCGCACGCCGCGTATTCAGCAGTTGCATGAGATCATGCAGGCGGCGGGTTTCGATGCACCCATCCGCGACAATATCCGCGATGAAATCTGGCTCAAGCTGTGGGGCAACCTGTGCTTCAATCCGATCAGCGCGTTGACGCACGCCACGCTCGACGTGCTCACCAGCGATCCCGGCACGCGCGCGGTATCACGCACGATGATGCTTGAAGCCAAACGCATCGCGGATCAATTCGGCGTGCACTTTCGCGTCGATGTGGAAAAACGGATCGACGGTGCGGGCGCGGTCGGCGCACATAAGACCTCGACGCTGGTCGATCTGGAAAACAGACGTCCGATGGAAATCGATCCGTTGCTGACGGTGGTCCAGGAAATGGGCCGCCTCGTTGCCGAACCGACGCCGTCCATCGACGTCGTGCTCGCTCTGGTCAAGCTGCGCGAGCGGATGGCATTGCAGGGCGCTTGAGATTGACCGCTTCTTTGCGACGATAGGCGGGATGTGAGGGATACGCGGGAAGAAAGGATCGAACGCCAGGGCGTTCGATCCTTTTTTAACATCGCTATTGATCGATCGCGAGCCACACCGCCTTCGGCTCGGTGAAGTTTTCAATCGCGACGTCGCCGTGCTCGCGGCCGAAGCCCGAGTCGCCGGAGCCGCCCCACGGCAAGCGCACGTCGGTATAGCCG from Paraburkholderia sp. IMGN_8 encodes the following:
- a CDS encoding LysE family translocator, yielding MSLTAWLFFLPACFAINLAPGPNNLLSINVAAQHGFMTAFLGGTGRLVAFALMLVLAATGLAVVLHASEWFFLVIKLAGAAYLIWLAIQLWRSDAPAIDTMQQDDASLWRIARQECLVAAGNPKAILVFTAFLPQFVDIAKPMLPQFTVLGASFLVLEWVAIALYSWAGMHLGKWLVRAKVRRWFNRCCGAFLAAIGVSFLLVRRT
- a CDS encoding 2-dehydropantoate 2-reductase, whose product is MKICIFGAGAIGGLMGVQLARAGADVSFVARGAHLAAMREHGARLQMDGETFSAPVRCTSDPRELGAQDFVIITLKAHSLPGVVDAMQPLLGKHTAIVTGVNGIPYWYFYQHGGKFAGTRLASIDPDGSQWTKLGPERAIGCVLYPAAEIVEPGVIKHVYGKKFPIGEPSGERTPRIQQLHEIMQAAGFDAPIRDNIRDEIWLKLWGNLCFNPISALTHATLDVLTSDPGTRAVSRTMMLEAKRIADQFGVHFRVDVEKRIDGAGAVGAHKTSTLVDLENRRPMEIDPLLTVVQEMGRLVAEPTPSIDVVLALVKLRERMALQGA